From Saccharomyces kudriavzevii IFO 1802 strain IFO1802 genome assembly, chromosome: 13, a single genomic window includes:
- the SCW10 gene encoding putative family 17 glucosidase (similar to Saccharomyces cerevisiae SCW4 (YGR279C) and SCW10 (YMR305C); ancestral locus Anc_5.15), whose translation MRFSNFLTASALLTGALGAPAMHHKHEKRDVVTATVHAQVTVVVSGNTGETIVPINENAVVATTTSSSLVSQSTAPVLEASTSANVATSQQETTTTHGSSSIASTVVSSSSSSAASSSASSSISASGAKGITYSPYNDDGSCKSTAQVSSDLKQLTGFDNIRLYGVDCSQVENVLQGKTSSQKLFLGIYYVEKIQDAVDTIKSAVESYGSWSDITTISVGNELVNDGSATATQVGEYVSTARSALTSAGYTGSVVSVDTFIAVINNPDLCDHSDYMAVNAHAYFDQNTAAENAGPWVLEQIQRVYTACGGKKEVVVTETGWPSKGDTYGEAVPSKANQEAAISSIKNSCGSSAYLFTAFNDLWKADGQYDVEKYWGILSSN comes from the coding sequence ATGCgtttctcaaattttctAACTGCATCTGCACTACTGACTGGGGCTCTAGGTGCTCCGGCTATGCATCATAAGCATGAAAAGCGTGACGTGGTTACCGCAACAGTCCATGCACAAGTTACTGTTGTCGTTTCTGGAAATACTGGGGAAACTATTGTTCCAATCAACGAAAATGCCGTTGTAGCCACTACCACCAGTTCTTCGCTCGTTTCCCAATCTACCGCACCTGTTTTAGAAGCGTCAACTTCCGCTAATGTTGCGACTTCTCAACAAGAGACTACTACCACCCATGGATCTTCTTCTATAGCATCTACGGTCGtttcttcgtcatcttcttctgccGCTTCATCCTCCGCATCCTCCAGTATCTCTGCCTCTGGCGCTAAAGGTATTACTTACAGCCCTTACAATGACGATGGATCTTGTAAGTCTACTGCTCAAGTTTCCTCAGACTTGAAGCAGTTGACCGGTTTTGATAATATCAGATTATACGGCGTTGACTGTAGTCAAGTTGAAAACGTTTTGCAGGGTAAAACCTCAAGTCAGAAATTATTCTTAGGCATCTAttatgttgaaaaaattcaagatgcCGTTGATACTATTAAATCTGCAGTTGAATCTTACGGTTCCTGGAGTGATATCACCACTATTTCTGTCGGTAACGAATTAGTAAACGACGGTTCTGCAACCGCTACTCAAGTCGGCGAATACGTTTCGACCGCTAGATCTGCTTTAACCTCTGCTGGTTATACAGGCTCAGTCGTTTCTGTTGATACTTTCATCGCTGTTATTAACAATCCTGATCTATGCGACCATTCTGACTACATGGCTGTCAATGCCCATGCATACTTTGATCAAAATACGGCGGCTGAAAATGCAGGCCCATGGGTActtgaacaaattcaaagagttTACACAGCTTGTGGCGGTAAGAAAGAAGTTGTCGTTACCGAAACTGGTTGGCCATCCAAGGGTGATACATACGGTGAAGCCGTTCCATCTAAAGCAAACCAAGAAGCTGCCATTTCCTCCATTAAAAACTCCTGTGGTTCGTCAGCTTACTTATTCACCGCTTTTAATGATTTGTGGAAGGCAGATGGCCAATACGATGTTGAAAAGTACTGGGGTATCCTATCAAGTAATTAA